ACTTACTGGCTCATTAAAATCTGTCATGTGTTGAATCAGAACGTTATGAACTGCAGCCGAACTTTGAATTTCCTTCATCTCTCAGATTCTgcgtttatgttttattttgctcgACTCGTGGCACCTGTGATCATTTGCTGTAACCAGTCAgactcatctcctctctctggatATCTTCCTGTATCAGAGCCACGAGAAAACAAAGCTGTTGTGTATCGTGTGAGCCACAGAGTCgccatgctgctgctgaaccaGCTGTCCGTCAAACGGTTCTCCCTCGTTAATCCAATTAGGCTAACGAGGCGGTGAAACAGAGACAACTCCACTAAATTGCAGCTCAGTCCAGAGATCTGCTCGGTGAGGACGCCGGCAGACATCTTTCTTTGAGATAGTTTTGGGGCATTTAGTCTTAATTGATTAAACATTAAACTTGGACTGAGCCAAATCGTCTGAGCcaaaatggtggaatgagcaaACAGCACCGTGTGGAGCTGCTGTCACGGCTGAGCATGACCTCATGAAGATCCCATGTTGGCTGACGTGTCCCATGTGTTTCCACTCAACAGGAAACTTCACAgagtcacagaaacacaatgaaaactctctgtgtgtggaagcGATGGATGACTCCTTGTTTCCCACCAAAAGTCCCTATACTCTCAAATTCATGTAATTTGAATTTTTCCGTTGAAGAGGTTGAGGGTTTctttttgattgacaggtgactcACCCTCTTGTTGTTGACTCAGTGGTAAAGTCCAGGCCTCGTCTTGTGTTGTCAGGAAACTGAGGCTAATAAACTTTAtatctggagcatcacatttAAAGTGGGTATAAATACACAGCAGCAGTAAGTGAACccagattatatatatacattatattattacattttatattatagcCTGTTTTCCACCACAGGATCGTTCTCCAGGAACTTTTGCAGAAACCAGAAACTTTGTACCGTACATTTTGTACAGGAGCCTTTTGGGGAGGAGCTTCCAGCAAGGAAGACGCCTGATTGGTTGATTACTCCATCATTTTATGTCAGCTGGTGGATCTCTGTAACAACTCGTAAAATCTGTCCCCCCActttgaaaacactttgttactcgtccctttaaaaaaatccaCTTCATCATTCCATCTGCAGGAAGCTTTGAGTGCTGGGACTAAAAGCTTCAGGTATTTCTGGATGACAAGTTCAGCCTCCACCTGTGAGAGAAGAACGTCTCCTCTTGGTTTTACAAACATGGAGAAGCTTTCACTGCACTGTTGAAAAATCCTTTATATCAAATCTAACTTTCTGTGGGAGTCTTTGATTAGCACAGGATTAAACGCTGCAGTGATAGAACAAACTCATCCTGTGCTGTTGTGGACGGTTGCATCATGAAGTGGAACCGGCAGCAGCTGGACTGTCGGACGCTGTTATGATCATAGAGTCGGGTTTTCCACACGGACGAAGACATGTTGAGGCAAAGCATcgtgaggccactgtgacctttgaccacgaACAtccaatcagttcatctttgactgAATGTTTGTTCCAGTTTTAAAGACATCCCCTTGAGCTTTCTTGAGACATCACTTCCACCAGAATTGGACGGACGACAAACCCAAAAAGTATAAAGCCTCCGGCCGCCGGCTTGGAGACGTGACATCTGGATAGAACTCATCGATGAGTCAGAAAGCTCGGCTCAGATTTGTTTATTCATGCGCTGAAAATCTCTGACACTGAATGAAGACGTGTGCAGATCACAGTGTTTCACACGGAGATAGTCACATGGCACACAGGAGCGTGCACTAACCAGGAAGTGAGATTCAAGGCCAGTGAAAGTAGAGACTGAACCGAACAGAGTGGATCTCTGTTCCATGTAGTTTCCACCTCAgcatctttcctcctctctttgtcaCTTTCGCTCTTTCCTTCTCACaacctctctccatccctcacttTCTGtcacaccctcctcttcctccctggaTCAGTCTGCAGCTTCTCCCTGTCACAATGTGTCATCTTCTCCCTCGTCCCTCGTTACCAGCTCTCCTCTTCATCGCCTGTTATCCTGTCGGGTTGTGCAGCCGTCTGTTCTCCACAGCGCACGGTTTCCATTCATCAgggtttgtgcagcagcggcagGTTGAGGATTCATGTGTGTTGAAGGTTTTCTCAGAAGATTTCATTCAAACACCCATCTAATGAGCTGctaccttgtgtgtgtctgtgtgtgtgtggttgacaAGACAAGCAAACAAAGATGATTATGGTTATTTTTATTTGCGCAGAAGAGAGCTGCAGATATTTACGGTCTTTCCTGGCGAGCAAAATGCTTTTGTGTAGTTATAGTAGAGGCTGTGTTgtcgttttgtgtgtgtgtggtttttgcGTTTTACGTTGGGGTTgttctgttgatgtgttaaaCAGCAGTGGATTGTGCGACTGCTGAAAGGATTAGCCCCAGAACGACCCCGGTTTGAAAGATGCAACTCGCTGCCGcagcaacagaaaaacaaagcgtCTGATAAACAGATGATTTCCACTCGAGACCGACAACAACAGGAAGGTGCAGATGaaaccttgtgtgtgtatgtgaacacGTGGGTTATGATCAGTTTATGAAGGAAAGAATTTCTTAACTTTGTGAAATGCAGTCTCAGATGCAGAAGAGGAGAAGTAACTAAAGAGGAGCTGAGTCAAACATCAcgtttttgtgtttatatacaaaAGTTTCGTATGATTTGCTTCACACACTCGAGTTTTAAAAACTCTGTGTTGTGCAATGACTCGAAAGCCAATCAGTGTTGAGAAGAAAACTCACCAGATCCAGACTCAGCTCCCGGAGAAGAAGCTGAAGTTCCCAGAGTCGTGTGCGTCACCGGATCttgtggacaaacacacacacatcactacTGGCTTCACTTCACCAGTAatcattctctcctcttttctggAGAACAGGCAAATATTCAAgggttgtgtttattattgttgtttgcaCGAGTAAACACAAAGATCCTGCCGCCAAACTCGTGCAAGTAACCGGTGTGAACACATTATTAGGTAAAGCAAAGAAGTTTTATCAATAAAGAACATTTCATAGACTGATGTTGAAGATGCTGAGCGGGaacatgaagaaaaacacagatacagAGTTAAAAGAAATCAGTTCAAAgtcaaaaaacacaattcaaataaTAATCACTCAAACTAAAAGATCATGAAGATAATTATGTCTCACTCAGACGTTGTGGTGTTTTTGTTGCTAAGTTGTTAGATTGTTGCTTGTTAGCGTCACCGGGTGTGTGcgtttcttttctgttttctttttttaaagtttgctgGAGGTCAGAACAACTCGTAATGATCCACTGGTCGTGTAAATGGAGACTTTTGAAGATTAAAACCCCAGAGGGTCGAGATCACAGCTTAACTCCACATATTTTCAACATGTGCCATTTGGTGGAGGTCGTTCACCAGAAGCTTCTGAGCTGCTTTATATGAGGGTGGATGAAATATCACCAACTgcttaatttaataataatttcctcttttattattAAAGATTAGTAGATACGATTTTATTCCCCCAGATAAATGTGTCACCTTTTAGTCCAGAGCTTATTAAACCCAGAGTTATGAATAATACCGTGACATCGATGCCGTCAATTCCAGGAAATGACTCAGGATCTCCGTCCCTGGTTCAGATTATTAAAACATGACTCAGCTCAAAACTTTATGAAGTTAGTAGAAGCAGTAGAAGCAGAGGTTCCTGCAGTATCTGTCCAACTTTAACTAATTCAggtgaataaacacaaacttctctttgttctttgtGGAATAATTCAAATGGAGAACgtctgttttgtgtctttctgttctTTAAACCACAGAAGCTCCACAAACAGCTTCACTATGAACAGATAGAGACTCTTCTTCTTATCTCACCTTCGGTCACTTCACTCAGGTTGAGCTGCACCGTAAAGACACCAACAGGCAGCGAATAATAATCCGGGGTTTGCTTTTCAGTGACAAGTAACTATAAGGGAttcagtaatcagattacagttACTTTGACATGTGGTGGTTGATTGGTGGACCACTGGGGGTTTGATATCAGACGAGAGATTAAACTCCAGGTTATTCAAGAGGATGTTTCATTTAGAatttgtgttctgtgtctgcGTCTCCTcaagagaaccccccccccccgcgcgccCCGACCTCCCTTCCGTTgcaggagaccccccccccctcccccccaaaaagaaGCTACTCCCAAATCTCTCCCCTCTCCATCCTCATAATCCCTAATCTCAGTTCCCTGCCATTCAAGTACATTAGTGAATTATTCCTTTAATCCAGAAGGGGTAGCGGCCGTAAAGCAGCTTTTCCACCGGATGAAGTCATCGACTGGAGGATAAACATGCGGCCGATCACATCTCCTTTTAATTAGTCTCACCCCGTGTGTTCGATGCCGGACTCCTCAACCCCACGCTCGGTCCGTCACACAAAGCGAACAGACGTCAGTGTGGAGATGTCATCGTGTGGGCGTGTGAGTCCGAGGCTGGAACGTGTGTTTGGAAAGAgtgaagtgtgtgattgtgtgtttgctttttataGTCTCAATATAAACATCAGCAGATGTTGTGTCCGTCTCCTCCTGCTGGTCTAAAACGATATCTGTGATAAGTGGTTTGAATCTTGCTTTAGTGCAAGGTCCCAGTTTGACCTCCCAGTAAAACCACGTGGCTCTTTTCATCTCTCCGTCCCCGACCAGTTTATTTTCAGCCCCCTGGTTGTTGAATTTTTCATAGTGATGGTTTCTGCAGTCACTGATGTCACTGTGGTTTGTGTGGGAGCCactaaaacacatttctctgcaGTTTGAGGCTCAGAACCTTGTGTTTGTAATGAGCTGGTTTCAGTTTTCAggtttctttctgaaactgtcaaagtgacctgcagtgattgagCCGCAGCAAATTAAGACCGGCTGCTGCTCCTGTTTCTCCAAAGTCCAGTGAAGCTCGACTGCACAGAAGCTGAACTGGAGACTCAGTCGTTGTGAACGCTCGTTGAAATCGACATCATCACTCACATGGATGAgtcccagcagctgcagctccacagcgcGGGTCAGTTGTTTATTCacagttattaatattaaactTAGCTCGGCTCCGAGTTGCACCGAATTCCACACTGAGCGTCTCTGGGCCGTGAAGCTGGTGAGATGGATGATTCTTGAGACACGTACAGACAAACAGATTTCTGTCGTTAGCAGATAAATGACGACAGTTGTCTTAGTTTATATTTTTTGCATTGATTGTTTTTATGATGTTTGAATCAAACAAGCTGATTGTCGACTGCAGTAGTTTTCCTTCCCTCGACTAACGGAGCTATTTATGAGCTGAAAGTTTTTCCTCAACAAATCGATACCAACTGTTTACAGAGCGGCACCATTTTCACCTCCTTCAGTTTCCTGacttctcttcctcttgctctgaGACTCATGAAGTCTTTTTTTGTGCTCAGGGTCACAAACAGTTCATGAAGCTTCAGGGGAAAAAACTTTACAAAGATTAAACCTGCGTGGTTTGAAACTTCATGATGGTTCTTCTGTCCAGTGGATCGATAATAAAGCCGAGAGCAACCTCATCCCTCAGGTTTATGGATTTAAGATTAGGAAAATGATTAATATCATCAGTCTGAGTTTGACCTTTGTCCCCGATCCCCTTAGAACATGTGATCTAACATCTTTTCGTTTGTTTTTCCAGGAAATGTGTCTGGGACCAATGTCACCGAGCCGGACAACGCGGTCAACGCTACCTCCATCCTTACCGAGGGGGAGGGGCCAGCCAAGGCCAATGACAACATCGCCACTATCACCGCAATGAGCAGCTCCGCCCGTCCCGACGCTGTGGCCCAGAGGGCGGGCCGCATCCCCCGCGCCGGCGAAGAGGACGAGCAGAGCAGCGGCATGTTCGGTGAGTCGGTGGTTCCTGCCGTGGAGGAAGCCGGTGTGGCGGCCCCCCCTCCACTCATCCCCGATTCAGCCGAGACCGAGCTCCTCTTGCCTAGCAACCCACTGAAAccggatgaggaagaggaggaggaggcggaggaggaggaggagcgtcTGCCGAACACAGACCCCCCTTGGATCCACTCAAAGGACACAGCCGTGTTTGACCTGGACCGCCTCTTCACCACCACCGCCCCCCCACCTGCCGTCACCAACCCCTCCACCCCGGACGTCCTCCATGTGGACTTCTTCGACCCCTCGTCCCGCGGCCGCAGCCTGGACCTGGCCCCGGCCTCTCCTTCATCCCTGGCCCATGAGCTGCAGGGTGGGGACCCGACCTCCTGGGCGATGCCGGACAGCTACGACTACCTCACGCCCTACGAGGACGGCGTGTCCCCCACCGCCGACGAGTACACCTACAGCACCACGACCGATGCCTACGAGAGCGATGAAGACCTCCGGCTGTCCGCTGGGTCTCCGTCCCGCCCCAGGCCCCGTGTCCCGAGCTCCTTCCTGCCCGGGGCCACGCTTCCTGGTGCTGGAGCTCCGGTTCCGAACGCTCCTCCCGCGGCCTCGCCGGTGGACGGGTCGGACGGGCTGGGCGGATGCCGCGCCGGCTTCCAGGCGGTGAACGGAAGTTGCCGCTCCCCCTGCGACATGCTGCCCAACTACTGCTTCAACGGGGGACAGTGTTACCTGCAGGAGGGCGTGGGAGTCTTCTGCAGGTAGGACGCACCACCTACACAAACTCAGTCCTTCACACTAATGaggcacaaatacacaaatacacaaaccacTCAGCAACACACAGACCTGGAATCTGCAGGTTGTTCACGTTGCACCAGTATTTTGCAACCACATGAAATGTCTCATATCTCAGTCGAGTCAAATTAAGACTTTGGTTTTTTAATGTCTATATGACATCGAAAGCAAAATATGAGAAACTTTAGATACGAGCAGAAACAATATCACTTTTTACACACTGAACTACACATTGATATTATTTTCAGACTTATCCGTAACCACTACAACTCTGGTCCACTTACTGGTGGAGCTCCAGGCTGAGCCCAGTAATGATTTCCCCTCAATACTCAATCCACTCCGGTTGCCCTGGCCCATGAATCTAGGTGGCGGTCAGATGTCAGAGGGATTAAGAGATATGAGATATGAAATGTGGCCTGAGCCAAAGAGTCGTTCCTGTGGCCACAGAGTCAACGTTCACACTGTGGATTAAACCGTCCTGATCTGTGACGTGAGCAGCTCCATCATCGTTCAGGATTAGAGACGATGTGGAGATCGTAACCTGGTTTTAAAAACTCACGTCTGAGGTCGTGCTTGTGCTGTTATCTTTAATTTATACATCTGAACCGACTCTGACTCCTCAACACAGAAGGGCTCATGGGAAATGGAGTTCATAAAGAGCCACATAAAATATAAAGGCTGAGCTCAAAGGCGGagtttgttggttgttttggttttgtttgatttcGCAAATACTGCTGAgcggatttccacaaaacacaGGCAGAGTAAGAATCCAATTAAATATAAGATTTAATGGATCCAGGAGGTtgtcatcactttctttaactttgtgagTTTGGGAATTACTGAGAGAATAACTTGTGGATCTTGAGGGACTGATCTGAGATCTCCATTATTTGGTTTCACATATTCCGTAAAATCTGTGCAGACGAGTGAACCACAGATTCTAATCAGGTGTAGAGGGACAGGACGgtgatatacattttaaatctcagcttcagcttcacagctcgagtgaaaacaaaaaagaaatcagCCGCCATTTTGTTGTGACGGTCAGTCTTCATGCTGCAGGAGATCCATCACGAGGACGAGACTCACAGAAAACGATTCAGCACAGCGACAGAGAAAATGGCTGCAAacggaaaaaaaggaaacatctggatctcTGTGATTGATGAgatcacatttttctttttttaccgtTATCAATCACGCAAAGGCCGATTTCTCATTTTATAAGTGgcagatattttaaatacatttcctcgtaatgatgatgaagatgaaagaaGCAGCCAATCAGTGAGGAGACGCTTCTCATTAGCGAGCAGCTGCGCGGCTTAGCATGCAAATGTATTCACGGTGGTGCTGGTCCTCTTGACCGGTGCTGATGGGGAGAAGATGACTCTGAGTGAAACATCAGATATCTGAAACACAGATTTACCTGCTTCACGATAACAGAGCCAGAGGTTCACAGCTGTGTGACCCCGTGACCTCCGCTCCAGATGTGTTCTGCTCatctctggctcctcctcctctctgtgggGACTCAGTCTGTGCTGCCGCCATCACACTGGTCCCAGCTTcccttccccctcttcctccgcGTCACAAATCgacagctgcttcatgatcGTTGCTTATTTTAAGATGATTTAATATCCACCATTTTAAACGTGGACAGAGATTTAAAGGAAACGTGTTATGCTTGATTTTGTGGTTCCTAAATTTAATTTGGGGAAAAGATTTACAGGCTCCAGTGTTGAGAAAACCCTTTATTGTCTCTgtactgtccattgctgcagctgaGAACGTGGGTCACAGTCAAAACATGTAGAATGGAATAAGAAGAATAgatttgacttcctgttttaaTGATCTGATGAAACACAAGGCAGAATGAATGAGAAATGTACTTCTGCAACCAGAGCAGTTCTTAAAGCAGTATAAAGTGTGAATGAGCATTTCAACTTctctctgaattaaaatgacctttgacctctatcAGAATGAAACAGAATAATAATCGTCCCTGAAATGAAGTGACACGCCCACATTGACcctggaaacagagggaaacgtGATCCATGTGCTGAGCGGCTCGATCTGGGTCAATGGAACTTTGGCACGGATAAGGACCAACACATgatgctgcctgtgtgtgtgtgtgtgtgtgtgtgtgtgcgtgtgtgtgtgtgtctgtttacacCCGATGTGGCTGAGGTTGTGTGTACTGTTCATGTGAGACTGTGAGTTCACACATCAGGACAATTGAATCACAGGGAGGATGAATGTTTGGACCTTTGGTCGACTGCAGTAAAACACACGACCCTGTGAAGAGAGAGCGCTGACCTGAGACCAGCCCGACGCTcggtttctctctcactctgacagAAATACGACCCTGTGAGTCGGTGAAGTTTAATGTCGCTGAAAACACGTTAATGCCTGATTCAACACAAGCTGTGGTGGAGTTAAAGAATGAAATGATTATGGATGTTGATTatttacaaaattatattaaaaaaaaacagtgaaggTTTTCCTTCAAATTAATGATAATCAGTGATAAATATATTAGTATTTGAGGTTTAAATTAGacaacattatatttatatgacaGATTGACACAGTTCTGCTAGAGGCTTGGTGTGGTTGTACGAGGGAGATGTTTCTAGTTTGGTTTCTGAAACATCACGTCAATTGTCTTTGTTCATAAACTGACCAGAAAACCAGTGTTTTTATCTAATTTCCCAACACAATTGATGAATCCTGTCCAATAACTGTGACGTGTGAACTGGAAGAGGGAGGCAGGATCCAGTGGTTCTGGAGTTTGAACCATATCAGAGAGTCTCAGCTCCTGATGCTTCAATCTTTAGCATCTTCATAAAATCTTTTTTCTCTCAAGTCTCACAACTTTATTTAATCACCACAATAAATCACTGGAATGACCACTTATCATTTAGTGCATTAATGACACAGTTATTCATATCTCACTATATCCCTCTAGTTCTTCTCCTTCAGAATCAACTCCTTGCTTGTTGCTCCAGGAGGTGACTCAGATTGTGGAAACTGAGGAGGACAAACTCATGATTCCAACTAGAAAAATGTTCAGTATGAGAAATATTTGTGCTGGAAGTGAAGCTGCCGGATGTCGTGAGACGACAGGAGCacggagaggagg
The DNA window shown above is from Platichthys flesus chromosome 11, fPlaFle2.1, whole genome shotgun sequence and carries:
- the cspg5a gene encoding chondroitin sulfate proteoglycan 5 isoform X10, yielding MQPGKEARSLRSGCWRLTLLSCVLAMHLIPGPVHGNVSGTNVTEPDNAVNATSILTEGEGPAKANDNIATITAMSSSARPDAVAQRAGRIPRAGEEDEQSSGMFGESVVPAVEEAGVAAPPPLIPDSAETELLLPSNPLKPDEEEEEEAEEEEERLPNTDPPWIHSKDTAVFDLDRLFTTTAPPPAVTNPSTPDVLHVDFFDPSSRGRSLDLAPASPSSLAHELQGGDPTSWAMPDSYDYLTPYEDGVSPTADEYTYSTTTDAYESDEDLRLSAGSPSRPRPRVPSSFLPGATLPGAGAPVPNAPPAASPVDGSDGLGGCRAGFQAVNGSCRSPCDMLPNYCFNGGQCYLQEGVGVFCRCNVQDYIWHKGARCESVVTEFQVMCLAVGASALVVLLLFMIVVCFAKKLHVLKTENKKLRKRSKYRPSSEQHNDNFSLSTIAEGSHPNNKLEDPVKASPKEDDSLNIHNSLTPKHENHKVLGEDNSSEVNSLQNNMM
- the cspg5a gene encoding chondroitin sulfate proteoglycan 5 isoform X12 codes for the protein MQPGKEARSLRSGCWRLTLLSCVLAMHLIPGPVHGNVSGTNVTEPDNAVNATSILTEGEGPAKANDNIATITAMSSSARPDAVAQRAGRIPRAGEEDEQSSGMFGESVVPAVEEAGVAAPPPLIPDSAETELLLPSNPLKPDEEEEEEAEEEEERLPNTDPPWIHSKDTAVFDLDRLFTTTAPPPAVTNPSTPDVLHVDFFDPSSRGRSLDLAPASPSSLAHELQGGDPTSWAMPDSYDYLTPYEDGVSPTADEYTYSTTTDAYESDEDLRLSAGSPSRPRPRVPSSFLPGATLPGAGAPVPNAPPAASPVDGSDGLGGCRAGFQAVNGSCRSPCDMLPNYCFNGGQCYLQEGVGVFCRCNVQDYIWHKGARCESVVTEFQVMCLAVGASALVVLLLFMIVVCFAKKLHVLKTENKKLRKRRMILIPRTSWRTR
- the cspg5a gene encoding chondroitin sulfate proteoglycan 5 isoform X5 — its product is MQPGKEARSLRSGCWRLTLLSCVLAMHLIPGPVHGNVSGTNVTEPDNAVNATSILTEGEGPAKANDNIATITAMSSSARPDAVAQRAGRIPRAGEEDEQSSGMFGESVVPAVEEAGVAAPPPLIPDSAETELLLPSNPLKPDEEEEEEAEEEEERLPNTDPPWIHSKDTAVFDLDRLFTTTAPPPAVTNPSTPDVLHVDFFDPSSRGRSLDLAPASPSSLAHELQGGDPTSWAMPDSYDYLTPYEDGVSPTADEYTYSTTTDAYESDEDLRLSAGSPSRPRPRVPSSFLPGATLPGAGAPVPNAPPAASPVDGSDGLGGCRAGFQAVNGSCRSPCDMLPNYCFNGGQCYLQEGVGVFCRCNVQDYIWHKGARCESVVTEFQVMCLAVGASALVVLLLFMIVVCFAKKLHVLKTENKKLRKRSKYRPSSEQHNDNFSLSTIAEGSHPNKTMSRYTWECKTKEESDCEDDPNSQNKLEDPVKASPKEDDSLNIHNSLTPKHENHKVLGEDNSSEVNSLQNNMM